A genome region from Setaria italica strain Yugu1 chromosome III, Setaria_italica_v2.0, whole genome shotgun sequence includes the following:
- the LOC101766351 gene encoding zingipain-2, with product MASNIGGNKPRITAALMLLAVITMMGHIFVEVEARDMSAGGYSEEAMKARHHKWMAEHGRTYNDEAEKVHRFQVFKENAAFVDRSNAIGGKKYRLAVNKFADMTNDEFLAIYTGFKPVPTGAKKMPGFKYENFTLSDDQQAVDWRKQGAVTGVKNQGTCGSCWAFSAVAAVEGIHQITTGNLISLSEQQVLDCSTGNNGCNGGSMDKAFQYIINNGGLTTEDTYPYTAAQGMCQSVQPTVTISSYQDVPSNNEDALATAVANQPVSVAVDAHNFQFYNGGIMTGESCGNNLNHAVTAVGYGTAEDGSQYWLLKNQWGQNWGEGGYMRLERGTGACGVAQQASYPVASY from the exons ATGGCCTCCAACATTGGTGGCAACAAGCCCCGCATCACGGCCGCCTTGATGCTTCTTGCTGTCATCACCATGATGGGCCACATCTTCGTCGAGGTCGAGGCCCGAGACATGTCGGCTGGTGGCTACAGCGAGGAGGCCATGAAGGCGAGGCACCATAAGTGGATGGCGGAGCACGGCCGCACCTACAACGACGAGGCAGAGAAGGTGCACCGGTTCCAGGTATTCAAGGAGAATGCCGCTTTTGTTGACAGGTCCAATGCCATAGGTGGTAAGAAGTATCGCTTGGCGGTAAACAAGTTCGCCGACATGACCAACGATGAGTTCCTGGCCATTTACACTGGCTTCAAGCCAGTGCCTACCGGGGCCAAGAAGATGCCTGGTTTCAAGTACGAGAACTTTACACTGTCAGATGACCAGCAGGCGGTTGACTGGAGGAAGCAAGGTGCAGTCACCGGTGTCAAGAACCAGGGCACATGTG GTTCTTGCTGGGCGTTTTCTGCGGTTGCAGCGGTGGAGGGCATCCATCAGATCACGACCGGCAATCTGATctcgctgtcggagcagcagGTGCTTGATTGCTCCACCGGAAACAACGGCTGCAACGGCGGCTCAATGGACAAAGCCTTCCAGTACATCATCAACAACGGTGGCCTTACCACTGAGGACACCTATCCATACACCGCTGCACAGGGCATGTGCCAGTCCGTCCAGCCCACGGTCACGATCAGCAGCTACCAGGACGTGCCCAGCAACAACGAGGATGCGCTCGCCACGGCCGTTGCCAACCAGCCTGTATCTGTGGCTGTCGACGCGCACAACTTCCAGTTCTACAATGGTGGAATAATGACCGGAGAAAGCTGCGGCAACAACTTGAACCATGCGGTGACGGCGGTTGGGTATGGCACGGCGGAGGATGGGAGCCAGTACTGGCTGCTCAAAAACCAGTGGGGGCAGAACTGGGGTGAAGGAGGATACATGAGGCTCGAGAGGGGCACTGGCGCCTGTGGTGTTGCCCAGCAAGCCTCCTACCCGGTGGCCAGCTACTAA